The genomic interval ACCTCTTCAGGCGGAGCAGGAAGATAATAGTATTTTTTAAAAGTCTTCATTCGTAATCTATTGTTTATTATATAACGGCCATGAAACAATCATGACCTCTTTTTCTATTTAAAAGCATTGATGCCCGTTACATCCATTCCTGTAATCAGCAAATGAATATCGTGTGTACCTTCATAAGTAACAACCGATTCCAGGTTCATCATATGGCGCATAATTGAATACTCACCAGTAATTCCCATTCCACCAAGCATTTGTCTGGCATTTCTGGCAATATCCAACGCAATCTCCACACTGTTTCTTTTCGCCATTGAAATCTGCTCAGCTGTCGCTTTGTTCTGACTTTTCAACACACCCAGTCTCCAAACCAATAACTGACCTTTAGTGATCTCCGTAATCATTTCAGCAAGCTTTTTTTGCTGTAACTGAAATCCGCCAATAGGTTTCCCGAACTGGATACGCTCTTTGGAATAACGCAAAGCAGTATCATAACAATCCATTGCTGCGCCCAGAGCTCCCCATGCAATACCATATCTCGCCTGATTTAAACAACCCAGCGGGCCTTTAAGACCAGAGATTTCCGGAAATATATTTTCCTTCGGAACTTTCACATTGTCAAATACCAGTTCACCAGTAGACGAAGCACGAAGGCTCCATTTATTGTGTGTTTCAGGAGTTGAAAAGCCTTCCATTCCACGTTCAACAACCATTCCTCTGATTTTTCCAGCTTCATCCTTCGCCCAGACTACAGCGATATCAGCAAATGGAGCATTAGAAATCCACATTTTAGCACCATTTAATAAGTAATGGTCTCCTTTATCTTTGATCGTAGTAACCATGCCACCCGGATTTGATCCATGATCCGGCTCAGTCAAACCAAAACAACCCATCATTTCGCCCGTAGCTAATTGAGGTAAGTATTTAAGGCGCTGCTGTTCAGAACCATATGCATAAATAGGATACATCACTAAAGATCCCTGTACCGAAGCTGTAGAACGAATCCCTGAATCTCCACGCTCTAATTCCTGCATGATGATACCATAAGCGGTATAATCCAGTCCTGCACCACCATATTCAACTGGAATAGTCGGGCCAAAAGCACCAATTTCGCCCAGGCCCTTAATCAAGTGTTTAGGGAATTCCGCTTTTTGTGCATAATCTTCTATAACCGGACTGATTTCTTTCTTTACCCAGTCACGCACTGTTGATCTGATCAGTTTATGTTCTTCAGACAATAATTCGTCTAACAGATAATAATCGGGTGCTTCATAAAGGTCTTTCTTTCCTGATTTGTTCATGGTTTACAAATATTTGGTTGAGCTGGCTTTGTGCTGCGTGTCATTATATAAATCTTTTCGTATTATTATATAACTATTATCCGAGCCTTGTTTTCAAAGGTAATAATTTCGTGTAATGGCTGGCTAAAACCAATCAAAAATTTAATTTTGTTGCACAAATCAGATCATTATGTATTTACAAACTGTTGCTTTAAATGATGTCAAATGTTTTGCGCTTCATGGATACTATCCGGAAGAGCAACTTACAGGAACTGAGTTTCTGGTAAGCGTTGAAGTTACTTTTATCCCTTCGGGCGATACAGAAGACTTGCAGCGAACTGTTAATTATGAAGTGCTGAATACGATTATCCTGGAAGAGATGAGGAATACCAGGAAAATGCTTGAATCAGTGGTTAAACTTATTTTGGACAGAACGATTTCATCTTTTCCTTTTATCCTGACTGCTGTTGCCGGTATAAAAAAGATGCATCCGCCTATGCCAGGAGAAATTGATCATTCTTTTGTTCAATTATCTTACACTTCGGAGAAGAAACACTAAAATAGAATTATTAAAATATATATGTCTGCAATTCCAGGTTATACAAAGATAGATTCGGGGTTTTTAGCCCAGCTAGTCACCATTTTGGGTGCAAAAAATGTGTTTACTGATGATGTTTCTCTTTTGGATTACAGCCACGATGAGACGGAAGATCTTCATTACGCACCAGAAGTAGTCGTAAAACCGGTTGATACTGCTGCCGTTTCTGCTTTATTAAAGCTCTGTAATGAAAACCATGTTCCGGTTACTCCAAGAGGCGGGGGGACTGGTTTAAGCGGAGGTGCTTTGCCAGTTTATGGCGGTGTATTGTTATCTATGGAGCGCTTCAAGGCTATTATCTCCATTGATACTGAAAATCTGCAGGCAACGGTTGAACCGGGAGTAATTACCGAAGAGTTTATGAATGCAGTGGCAGAGCGGGGGTTATTATATCCGGTTGATCCGTCCAGCAAGGGGTCTTGTTTTATTGGTGGAAATGTAGCGCATGGTTCTGGCGGGCCGAGGGTCGTGAAGTACGGGACAATAAGAGAATATATATTAAATCTGGAGATCGTTTTGCCAACCGGAGAAGTCATCTGGACAGGTGCAAATACGCTTAAATATGCTTCTGGTTATAATCTGACACAGTTGATGATCGGTTCTGAAGGGACTTTAGGGGTGGTGACTAAAATTGTAACTAAACTAATTCCCAAAGTACAGAACAGTGTGTTGATGCTAGGTTCTTTTGCTGAGAATGAACAGGCTTGTGCTGCGGTTTCGGCGATTTTCAGGGCTGGTATTACTCCATCTGCTTTAGAGTTTATGGAACGCAGAGGGGTAGAGTGGGTTGTACAGTATGATGATATTAAATTTGATATTAAGGATGGAGTAAATGCTTATCTGATGATAGAATTTGATGGGGATGACCTGGATGCCATCTTTAAAGATTGTGAAAAGGTCAATTTGGTGCTGGAAGAATTTGGTTGTACGGAAGTTCTTTTTGCGGATACTGCCGGACAAAAGGAAGAGTTATGGCGTATGCGCAGAACTATGGCTGAATCGGTGAAGTCTAACTCTGTTTATAAAGAAGAAGATACAGTTGTGCCAAGAGCAGCGCTTCCAAAATTAATTAATGGAATCAAAGAGATTGGTTCCAGATATGGTTTTGAAAGTGTGTGCTATGGTCATGCTGGTGATGGTAATTTACATATCAATATTATCAAAGCGGGTATGAGTGATGAGGATTGGAAAAATAAGCTGAAGGATGGTATTGTGGAGTTGTTCCAGTTAACGACCGGCTTAGGAGGGACAATTTCTGGTGAGCATGGTATCGGACTTGTTCAGAAAGAGTTTATGTCTATTAAATATAGTGAGATCAATCTCAATTTAATGAGAGGAATTAAACAAGTTTTTGATCCGAATGGGATATTGAATCCTGGAAAGATATTTTAGTTGGAGTTATCGCGTTAAACAAGGACGGAGTTTTAAATATTGATTTATACGCTGTCCTTGTTTAACGATTCTGTAATTGTTGGTTTTATAATTGTTCGAAGGCAACCATTTTTGCTTTTTCGCTTTCAGGAATAGGGATTGCTTTTTTAGTGGAATGTGAATAAGATACGCAAACGGTTTTTCCTTTGGTGCAAATTTCTTCTTTACCTAGAACGTGTTTAACGATCGTATAATCAAGATCGAAGCTGGTGTTTCCAATTCTGGAAGTCCGCACGTATATACTTACTTTATCTTCTATTAATATTGGGCTGATATAGTCCATGGAGGCTTGTGCAATGACTACCCCTGTTTCTTTCCAGTTCCAGGATATAGCGCTGTTCCAGTATTTTGTACGCGCAATTTCAAGATAGGTAAAGTAGACTGCGTTATTCACGTGGCCTAACATGTCGAAATCTGCAAAACGGGTTTCAATTTGAGTTTTATACTTAAAACTGTCTAAAGTTCCTACGGTAACTGACTTTTTGTCTGTCTGTTTTGTTTTTTTGCGCCAAAATGTCTTGAATATCATAAATTATTAGGTTGGTATGAGAGTTGAACAGGTCGTTGTATAATTTAAAAATAAAAAATTAAAGATTATAGCTATGACATTAGTAAATTTTAACAATCGTACAAGAAGCCACGCGCCTTATTTTAACAATGTTTTTGATTCTTTGTTCAGTGAAGCGCTAAATAAAAATTATACAATTAATAAAGTTCCGGGAGTAAATATTTTAGAGTCGGAAACTGAATATACGATCGAACTGGCAGCACCTGGTTTAGAGAAAAGCGATTTTCAGATCAACTTGAAAAAAGATACGCTTTCTGTCTGGGCAGAGAAAAAAGTTGCTGATGGTGAAGTGAAAAAAAATTACAGCAGAAAAGAATTTGATTATTTGTCTTTTGCAAGGTCGTTCACGCTTCCTGAAAGTGTAGATGCGGAAAAGATTTCTGCTGAATATGTAAATGGGATACTGACTATTGCAATTGGCAAAAGGGTTGAGGTGAAGGAAGAGAATAAAGAGATTAAAGTTTTGTAATTTTTGGTTGGTTTATGAGGGGGTATCGAAAGATATCCCCTTTTTTAATGAGAAAATAAACGGTGGGTGACAGTTTCCGGTCGACGTTCATGAAGAATGAACAATGCCCGGAAACTGTCACCCACCGTTTATTTTTCC from Pedobacter sp. WC2423 carries:
- a CDS encoding acyl-CoA dehydrogenase family protein is translated as MNKSGKKDLYEAPDYYLLDELLSEEHKLIRSTVRDWVKKEISPVIEDYAQKAEFPKHLIKGLGEIGAFGPTIPVEYGGAGLDYTAYGIIMQELERGDSGIRSTASVQGSLVMYPIYAYGSEQQRLKYLPQLATGEMMGCFGLTEPDHGSNPGGMVTTIKDKGDHYLLNGAKMWISNAPFADIAVVWAKDEAGKIRGMVVERGMEGFSTPETHNKWSLRASSTGELVFDNVKVPKENIFPEISGLKGPLGCLNQARYGIAWGALGAAMDCYDTALRYSKERIQFGKPIGGFQLQQKKLAEMITEITKGQLLVWRLGVLKSQNKATAEQISMAKRNSVEIALDIARNARQMLGGMGITGEYSIMRHMMNLESVVTYEGTHDIHLLITGMDVTGINAFK
- a CDS encoding dihydroneopterin aldolase, coding for MYLQTVALNDVKCFALHGYYPEEQLTGTEFLVSVEVTFIPSGDTEDLQRTVNYEVLNTIILEEMRNTRKMLESVVKLILDRTISSFPFILTAVAGIKKMHPPMPGEIDHSFVQLSYTSEKKH
- a CDS encoding FAD-binding oxidoreductase, with amino-acid sequence MSAIPGYTKIDSGFLAQLVTILGAKNVFTDDVSLLDYSHDETEDLHYAPEVVVKPVDTAAVSALLKLCNENHVPVTPRGGGTGLSGGALPVYGGVLLSMERFKAIISIDTENLQATVEPGVITEEFMNAVAERGLLYPVDPSSKGSCFIGGNVAHGSGGPRVVKYGTIREYILNLEIVLPTGEVIWTGANTLKYASGYNLTQLMIGSEGTLGVVTKIVTKLIPKVQNSVLMLGSFAENEQACAAVSAIFRAGITPSALEFMERRGVEWVVQYDDIKFDIKDGVNAYLMIEFDGDDLDAIFKDCEKVNLVLEEFGCTEVLFADTAGQKEELWRMRRTMAESVKSNSVYKEEDTVVPRAALPKLINGIKEIGSRYGFESVCYGHAGDGNLHINIIKAGMSDEDWKNKLKDGIVELFQLTTGLGGTISGEHGIGLVQKEFMSIKYSEINLNLMRGIKQVFDPNGILNPGKIF
- a CDS encoding acyl-CoA thioesterase, yielding MIFKTFWRKKTKQTDKKSVTVGTLDSFKYKTQIETRFADFDMLGHVNNAVYFTYLEIARTKYWNSAISWNWKETGVVIAQASMDYISPILIEDKVSIYVRTSRIGNTSFDLDYTIVKHVLGKEEICTKGKTVCVSYSHSTKKAIPIPESEKAKMVAFEQL
- a CDS encoding Hsp20/alpha crystallin family protein, translating into MTLVNFNNRTRSHAPYFNNVFDSLFSEALNKNYTINKVPGVNILESETEYTIELAAPGLEKSDFQINLKKDTLSVWAEKKVADGEVKKNYSRKEFDYLSFARSFTLPESVDAEKISAEYVNGILTIAIGKRVEVKEENKEIKVL